One part of the Actinotignum schaalii genome encodes these proteins:
- a CDS encoding ABC transporter ATP-binding protein/permease produces MFTQQRRVMTAGGLTIWLLIPPILIGLVVSGLYVTTAALNAALFTELLGQRRYSTIVPLVAVIAVLLIVRPLMDVCGQLVQNRAGLVVKTNLRRSLLQEIDRQGPMRVGLGRSGNIQSVITDGVEAIEPYFIKYFTQLAVTVVTALALTTALAQISIWIALVLLVCGIAVVAIPRLWDKALAERGQSHWIAYETLNADFIDAMMGMPTLKSFGAADSYGDKLNRQSRQLLTSTLGQLRLSLGETGLSGMMKVLGPALALIIAIVQVRAGNMELGQLFLVTLLSVEMFRPFNQLSSCWHESFFGISALPSMNEIFTRIPFDSTEQVRASSNQSANPDLGISFEEVTYAYLGTDEPAIEKMSFHIEAGKTTSIVGLSGSGKSTALGLLIGYDQPMSGRISVFGLSPANADVTQLVTLVPQEPIIFPGTVREILRNANPAATDAQMMQALAIARADTLHMEFDDDAEAKQRVKQEVAAESVLDVQVFEHAKNLSGGQKQRLAIARALIRGTEILVLDESTSALDTYTEHQLITELRSAYPELTLVLVTHRIDTAAKSDQVIVLADHHVSCAGAPKELEQDPQSTWAKLVAAQRGEN; encoded by the coding sequence ATGTTCACGCAGCAACGACGAGTTATGACTGCCGGCGGACTAACTATTTGGTTGTTGATTCCGCCTATCTTGATCGGCTTAGTGGTCTCCGGTCTATACGTGACAACCGCGGCACTCAACGCCGCCCTGTTTACAGAATTGTTGGGTCAAAGGCGCTATTCCACAATCGTTCCGCTGGTGGCTGTCATCGCGGTTTTGCTTATCGTGCGTCCTCTAATGGACGTGTGCGGGCAACTGGTGCAAAATCGAGCCGGGCTGGTGGTGAAGACTAATCTGAGGCGTTCGCTGCTCCAGGAAATTGACCGGCAGGGACCGATGCGTGTGGGGCTAGGTAGATCGGGCAATATTCAGTCTGTTATTACCGACGGCGTGGAGGCTATTGAACCGTATTTCATCAAGTACTTCACGCAACTGGCAGTGACTGTTGTAACGGCTCTCGCCCTAACCACCGCTCTTGCACAGATAAGCATATGGATAGCACTCGTGCTGCTCGTGTGCGGGATTGCCGTCGTTGCAATTCCACGACTGTGGGACAAAGCGTTGGCCGAACGTGGGCAATCCCACTGGATAGCGTACGAGACGCTGAATGCGGACTTCATTGACGCGATGATGGGAATGCCGACGTTGAAGTCGTTTGGTGCGGCGGATTCCTACGGAGATAAGTTGAACCGCCAATCGCGCCAACTTTTGACTTCCACTTTGGGACAGCTTCGCCTATCGCTGGGGGAAACCGGACTGAGTGGAATGATGAAAGTTCTAGGCCCCGCCCTGGCTTTGATTATCGCGATTGTGCAGGTGCGTGCAGGCAATATGGAACTGGGGCAGTTGTTCTTGGTAACACTGCTATCAGTTGAAATGTTTCGCCCATTTAACCAGCTTTCGTCCTGCTGGCATGAATCGTTTTTCGGAATTTCCGCGCTTCCTTCAATGAACGAGATTTTCACTCGCATTCCATTCGACTCCACTGAACAGGTTCGGGCAAGCTCGAATCAGTCCGCCAATCCCGACCTAGGCATTTCTTTCGAAGAAGTAACGTATGCCTATCTGGGAACCGATGAGCCTGCTATTGAAAAGATGAGCTTTCATATTGAAGCGGGCAAGACAACGTCGATTGTGGGCCTATCCGGCTCCGGAAAATCGACCGCACTGGGGTTGCTTATCGGCTACGACCAGCCTATGAGTGGACGTATTAGTGTTTTTGGGCTGTCACCGGCAAATGCCGATGTGACGCAGCTAGTGACTCTTGTCCCGCAAGAACCCATCATCTTTCCGGGCACCGTCCGAGAGATATTGCGTAACGCGAATCCCGCTGCAACTGACGCCCAGATGATGCAGGCTTTGGCGATAGCGCGTGCTGACACCTTACATATGGAATTCGACGACGATGCCGAAGCCAAACAGCGCGTTAAGCAGGAAGTTGCTGCCGAAAGCGTTTTGGATGTGCAAGTTTTTGAGCACGCCAAGAATCTATCTGGAGGGCAAAAGCAGCGGCTCGCAATCGCGCGAGCGTTGATCCGGGGCACGGAGATTTTGGTTTTGGATGAATCGACTTCTGCGCTGGACACCTACACGGAACATCAGCTCATAACGGAGCTCAGAAGCGCGTATCCGGAGCTCACCCTCGTTTTGGTCACGCATCGAATTGATACCGCAGCAAAATCCGATCAGGTTATCGTGCTTGCCGATCACCACGTGAGCTGCGCGGGTGCACCTAAAGAGCTGGAACAGGATCCGCAATCTACGTGGGCCAAGCTGGTGGCGGCACAGAGGGGAGAAAACTGA
- the ppc gene encoding phosphoenolpyruvate carboxylase, giving the protein MSHDQDIQLHDSVDRTTARSPEDFDAPLRAVVRRLSTMLGQEIAQQHGEETLDLIEKVRAAARDLDSETAASEVQRSLDNMSTDTAIILTRAFAEYFLLANAAEQTFRIKVIGDKDPAESWVPRAISRIYDAVGLEGLQKTVDSLDIRLVFTAHPTEAQRRAVLTKLRRVSEIVETETEEGSEERARQDRELASVMESIWLTDELRRVQPTPLDEARNVMWYLRSLYTDTLPDVITDFRDELERYGAHLPEDAVPIRFGSWIGGDRDGNPYVTADVTADVLRLQSSTAIDIAVWFVNRAMLSLSISSRLSGDDAALLASLEEDFRFPDLVDEDSRALYAEEPYRLKLGAIRSKLNNTKARITTGAEHIPGHDYATGTEIQEEFQLLRDALRRHGAERVADGLLATAQQIIHGMGLGLVILDVREHSEKHFELLSELFNRFGGLEADYATLSREERTALLGRELASARPLAPALINTDDSPLTESSQKTFEVFRAIRQAHKIYGTDAITTYLVSMTHGPDDILSVALLAREAGIIDLESAEKRADLGFAPLLEEVPELRRAGEILDTLLSDPSYREIVRLRGNRQEVMLGYSDSNKDAGVVTSQWEIHQAQRQLRDVAARHGVTLRLFHGRGGSVGRGGGPTYDAILSQPYGVLDGEIKFTEQGEVISDKYTLPALARENLSLTLAAVMEASALHREPRNSNVSLSRYDEVMDFLSGAAYQRYRVLADDPDLPEYFVTSTPVELLGDLNIGSRPSKRTTSEKGLDGLRAIPWVFGWTQSRQIVPGWFGAGSGLRAAREAGYGEDLKKMVRSWQFFRTTMSNIEMTLAKTDMDIAGHYVRTLVPERLHHIYAEIREEYELTVRELEALLAEDDLLDTQPVLQRTLRIRDQYLKPIHYLQVALLARVRADAAAADGGAAKAQSADEQRALLTTINGISAGMKNTG; this is encoded by the coding sequence GTGAGCCACGACCAAGATATTCAGCTCCACGACTCCGTTGACCGCACCACGGCCCGCTCCCCCGAAGATTTCGATGCACCGCTGCGCGCGGTTGTGCGGCGCCTGAGCACGATGCTCGGTCAGGAGATTGCCCAGCAGCACGGGGAAGAAACCCTCGATCTCATTGAGAAAGTCCGGGCGGCGGCGCGCGATCTCGATTCGGAGACGGCCGCCTCGGAAGTGCAGCGTTCCCTGGATAATATGTCTACGGATACCGCTATTATTCTCACGCGTGCTTTCGCGGAATACTTCCTGCTCGCCAACGCGGCGGAACAAACGTTCCGTATCAAGGTTATTGGCGATAAGGATCCGGCTGAATCCTGGGTTCCGCGCGCGATTTCCCGTATTTATGACGCGGTCGGGCTGGAGGGCCTGCAAAAAACCGTCGATTCCCTGGATATTCGCCTCGTTTTTACCGCTCACCCCACCGAAGCGCAGCGGCGCGCCGTGCTGACCAAGCTGCGCCGCGTCTCCGAAATTGTAGAAACGGAAACGGAAGAAGGTAGCGAAGAACGCGCCCGCCAGGATCGCGAACTCGCCTCGGTGATGGAGAGCATCTGGCTCACCGACGAATTGCGCCGCGTGCAGCCCACTCCCCTGGACGAGGCCCGCAATGTCATGTGGTACCTGCGCAGTCTCTACACGGATACCCTTCCCGATGTCATCACAGATTTCCGCGACGAACTGGAACGTTACGGCGCTCACCTGCCCGAAGACGCCGTCCCGATCCGTTTCGGTTCCTGGATCGGTGGAGACCGCGACGGCAATCCGTACGTCACCGCGGATGTCACGGCCGATGTGTTGCGACTCCAGTCCAGCACCGCTATCGATATTGCCGTGTGGTTCGTCAACCGCGCGATGCTCAGCTTGTCGATTTCCTCGCGTCTTTCGGGCGACGACGCCGCACTGCTGGCCTCCCTGGAAGAGGACTTCCGCTTCCCGGACCTCGTGGATGAAGATTCGCGGGCGCTCTACGCGGAAGAACCCTACCGGCTCAAGCTGGGCGCCATTCGCTCGAAACTCAATAATACGAAGGCCCGCATCACCACGGGTGCAGAGCATATTCCCGGCCATGACTACGCCACCGGAACGGAAATTCAAGAAGAATTCCAGTTGCTGCGCGATGCCCTGCGCCGCCACGGCGCGGAACGGGTGGCCGATGGACTGCTCGCCACCGCCCAGCAGATTATTCACGGTATGGGCCTGGGGCTGGTCATTTTGGATGTGCGTGAGCACTCCGAGAAGCATTTTGAGCTATTGAGCGAATTATTCAATCGCTTCGGGGGCTTGGAGGCGGATTACGCCACGCTCAGCCGCGAAGAACGCACCGCGCTGCTGGGGCGGGAACTGGCTTCCGCGCGCCCCTTGGCGCCCGCGCTGATCAACACCGATGATTCGCCGCTAACGGAGAGCTCGCAAAAGACGTTCGAGGTATTCCGAGCGATTCGCCAGGCCCATAAGATTTACGGGACCGATGCCATTACCACCTACCTGGTGTCCATGACCCACGGCCCCGATGACATCCTCTCAGTGGCGCTGCTGGCCCGCGAAGCCGGGATTATTGACCTGGAAAGCGCGGAAAAGCGCGCCGATCTGGGATTTGCGCCGCTCCTGGAAGAAGTGCCGGAGCTGCGCCGGGCCGGGGAGATCCTCGATACCCTGCTCTCCGATCCTTCCTATCGGGAAATTGTGCGGCTGCGGGGTAACCGCCAGGAAGTCATGCTGGGATACTCGGATTCCAATAAGGATGCGGGTGTGGTGACTTCCCAGTGGGAGATCCACCAGGCGCAACGCCAGTTGCGCGACGTTGCCGCTCGGCACGGCGTGACCCTGCGGCTCTTCCACGGCCGTGGCGGTTCCGTGGGGCGCGGGGGTGGGCCCACCTACGATGCGATTTTGTCCCAGCCGTACGGCGTTCTGGATGGCGAAATTAAGTTCACCGAACAGGGCGAGGTTATTTCCGATAAGTACACCCTGCCGGCCCTCGCGCGGGAGAACCTCTCCCTCACCCTGGCCGCGGTCATGGAAGCTTCCGCCCTGCACCGCGAACCGCGTAATAGCAATGTGTCGCTCAGCCGCTATGACGAAGTCATGGACTTCCTCAGCGGGGCCGCCTACCAGCGCTATCGAGTGCTTGCCGATGATCCGGATCTGCCCGAATACTTCGTGACCTCCACCCCGGTGGAATTGCTAGGCGATCTCAATATCGGGTCGCGCCCCTCTAAGCGCACCACCTCGGAAAAGGGTTTGGATGGCCTGCGGGCTATTCCGTGGGTATTTGGTTGGACTCAATCCCGCCAGATTGTGCCCGGCTGGTTCGGTGCCGGTTCCGGGCTGCGGGCCGCGCGCGAAGCCGGCTATGGTGAGGACCTCAAGAAGATGGTGCGCAGTTGGCAGTTCTTCCGCACCACAATGTCCAATATTGAAATGACCCTGGCGAAAACTGATATGGATATTGCCGGGCATTATGTGCGCACCCTGGTGCCCGAGCGCCTCCACCATATCTACGCGGAGATTCGCGAAGAATACGAGTTGACGGTACGTGAGCTTGAGGCGCTGCTGGCCGAGGATGATCTTCTGGATACTCAGCCGGTTCTGCAGCGCACCTTGCGCATTCGTGACCAATATCTCAAACCGATTCATTACCTCCAGGTGGCGCTGCTGGCGCGGGTGCGCGCGGATGCGGCCGCCGCTGATGGGGGTGCCGCCAAGGCGCAATCGGCCGATGAGCAACGTGCCCTGCTCACCACGATTAACGGCATTTCTGCTGGAATGAAGAATACGGGATAA
- a CDS encoding ABC transporter ATP-binding protein yields MTQTLVHMLRLMRRLRECLPLFVGSTVVTALAQMTLVGVTVTSVWISTQFITDISTPLSGLIALLFGLVLGHGLATLLEVWWSHEVAYRILHTFRVHIYQAIKRIAPVGLQGRRTGDVASAAMDDAEKLEWFYAHTASTIICAVLSPSVFVAVLCWLIGPVGLIMVFPIVTMIALPILLLPIQQKQGSALRGALVDLRIAVLDSIQGQRELRSLGMVAKQQSIIDGLTRRVQRVMNRQSMRRAWESSYAAISTSACSTILLVVLTGRVLDGQLGSAYLPVSIVLAGMSTAPALTLVGMLGKFGELGACAKRINEILDAQDPIPTTPITVETRTGEDESLVADDVSFTYGDQKVLKGVSIAAHPNRSIAIVGASGAGKTTFANLAMRFLDPDTGTMRFNGTDLRGYVPDEYRKKLALIPQDCHIFAGSIRNNLTLARPEASDDELWQALRAAQIAQLVESLGGLDASVGDRGTTLSGGERQRIGIARAILRNPELLILDEPLANIDPFLESRIVANVKQLRDQRTTIVIAHRLASIRIADHIVVLDNGKIASQGTHAELLSNATYRKLLGDQISA; encoded by the coding sequence ATGACTCAAACGCTTGTACATATGCTGCGGCTAATGCGCCGACTGCGTGAGTGCTTACCGTTATTTGTTGGCTCAACCGTGGTGACTGCGCTTGCGCAAATGACTTTGGTAGGGGTCACGGTTACCTCCGTGTGGATTTCTACCCAGTTCATCACTGATATCAGTACACCACTTTCGGGACTCATTGCTCTCCTCTTCGGTTTGGTTCTCGGCCACGGCCTGGCAACATTGCTGGAAGTGTGGTGGTCCCACGAGGTCGCGTACCGGATTTTGCACACTTTCCGCGTTCACATCTACCAGGCTATTAAGCGAATAGCCCCGGTAGGTTTGCAGGGCCGGCGCACCGGCGATGTGGCATCGGCTGCTATGGACGACGCCGAAAAGCTCGAATGGTTCTACGCACACACTGCCTCGACGATTATCTGCGCCGTGCTGAGCCCCTCCGTTTTCGTTGCGGTTTTATGCTGGCTGATTGGGCCGGTGGGATTGATTATGGTCTTCCCGATAGTAACCATGATTGCGTTGCCTATACTGTTGCTGCCTATCCAGCAAAAACAGGGGAGTGCACTGCGAGGAGCGCTGGTTGATCTGCGTATCGCCGTCCTCGATTCTATTCAAGGGCAAAGGGAACTGCGTTCGCTGGGGATGGTGGCCAAGCAACAGAGTATTATCGATGGTTTGACGCGGCGGGTACAACGTGTCATGAACCGGCAGTCAATGCGCAGAGCCTGGGAGAGTTCCTACGCTGCAATCTCGACTTCAGCCTGTTCTACGATTCTGCTGGTAGTTCTTACCGGGAGGGTGCTTGACGGCCAGTTGGGCAGCGCTTACCTACCCGTGTCTATAGTGTTGGCGGGGATGAGCACTGCGCCGGCACTAACCCTTGTTGGGATGCTAGGCAAGTTCGGTGAGCTCGGCGCCTGCGCTAAACGGATCAACGAAATCTTGGACGCCCAGGATCCTATCCCTACCACGCCCATCACCGTCGAAACCCGAACCGGCGAGGACGAATCGCTTGTTGCAGACGATGTTTCCTTTACTTACGGCGATCAGAAAGTACTCAAGGGCGTATCCATTGCGGCACACCCGAACCGTTCCATAGCAATCGTGGGCGCTTCGGGGGCTGGTAAAACCACTTTCGCTAACCTGGCCATGAGGTTCCTTGATCCGGACACCGGAACAATGCGGTTTAACGGTACCGACCTGCGCGGCTACGTGCCGGATGAGTACCGGAAGAAACTGGCGTTGATTCCCCAGGACTGCCATATTTTCGCCGGCTCAATTCGCAATAACCTTACTCTTGCACGCCCGGAAGCGAGCGACGATGAGCTGTGGCAGGCCCTGCGTGCGGCGCAGATAGCGCAGCTAGTGGAATCGCTTGGCGGCTTAGATGCTTCTGTTGGTGACAGGGGAACAACGCTTTCCGGAGGGGAACGGCAAAGAATCGGCATCGCCAGAGCAATCTTGCGCAACCCAGAATTGTTGATTCTGGACGAACCATTAGCCAATATCGACCCGTTCCTGGAATCACGGATCGTGGCCAATGTGAAGCAACTACGTGATCAACGCACCACGATTGTCATCGCCCACCGGCTCGCATCCATTAGGATTGCGGACCACATCGTCGTGCTTGATAACGGCAAAATTGCATCGCAAGGTACGCACGCCGAACTGCTGAGCAACGCCACTTACCGCAAGCTTTTGGGAGACCAGATTTCGGCGTAG